In Hyphomicrobium denitrificans 1NES1, one DNA window encodes the following:
- a CDS encoding GNAT family N-acetyltransferase produces MAFLRSTRPEDDFEVIRGRTVLLRQPAAGDYSEWAELRARSRSHLTPWEPSWAPDDLSRSMYRRRLRAYAKDIRDDTSYPYFIFDASFGTLVGGMTLSNVRRGSAQTASLGYWMGAPYAGRGYMREAVSTLLPVVFGTLRLHRIEAATMVNNAASIRVLEVCGFEREGLARAYLKINGRWEDHLLYARVAGAPLSAVPRQGGGT; encoded by the coding sequence GTGGCTTTTCTTCGCTCAACCCGTCCGGAAGATGATTTCGAGGTCATACGCGGCCGCACAGTACTGTTGCGGCAGCCAGCGGCCGGCGACTATTCGGAATGGGCCGAGCTCAGGGCGCGAAGCCGCAGCCACCTGACGCCGTGGGAGCCGTCTTGGGCGCCCGACGATCTTTCGCGCAGCATGTATCGCCGTCGGCTTCGTGCCTACGCGAAAGACATTCGTGACGATACTTCCTACCCTTATTTCATTTTCGATGCGTCCTTTGGAACCCTCGTCGGCGGCATGACGCTTTCCAATGTACGACGCGGCTCGGCGCAGACGGCATCTCTCGGTTACTGGATGGGCGCACCCTATGCCGGGCGGGGATATATGCGGGAAGCGGTATCGACACTCCTGCCTGTCGTGTTTGGAACGCTTCGGTTGCATCGGATCGAAGCCGCGACGATGGTCAACAATGCTGCTTCCATCCGTGTGCTCGAGGTGTGCGGCTTTGAGCGCGAAGGGCTGGCCCGCGCGTATTTGAAGATCAACGGACGGTGGGAAGACCACCTTCTCTACGCTCGCGTTGCGGGCGCGCCTTTGTCTGCGGTCCCACGCCAGGGCGGAGGGACTTAA